The Tubulanus polymorphus chromosome 1, tnTubPoly1.2, whole genome shotgun sequence genome contains a region encoding:
- the LOC141915163 gene encoding uncharacterized protein LOC141915163 produces MTSFLAFDAVDDLVVKAEAVFCGYLAVHNIPIAASDHFGELLRMMLPLDNPTLLPQVIKKFSCGKTMATYILRELAQHTQASLVEQMGPFSLSTDVGHERGKKGKLDPIVITLVSNENCVKTELLAMLDCEGHSNGENITKMILGALDTKGTSMNNCMALCTDNVNVMILHKVPKHVATRWLSLEQTAIFVLEHWHALGEFFKKEIESDKNSISSKQILRNPVPIERRKLMTRRRNFYEFFQNVVKYLQAACSYIIKKFLLNDPLLKNAEVADVRKQCVAKFSGIRYFDTIKKEFTLYLVEDLPEKILSENRGDIGWQMIGNLIDDITGSLKYKNLSRLMLAIMCIPHSNATSERVFSLVRKNKTDFRSCMSVLTPCIKARGYNMPQEEIFQRFVKAMQVCY; encoded by the exons ATGACATCATTTCTTGCTTTTGATGCAGTAGATGATCTTGTTGTTAAAGCTGAAGCTGTCTTCTGTGGCTACTTAGCCGTACATAACATTCCAATCGCTGCAAGTGACCATTTCG GAGAACTACTGCGCATGATGTTGCCACTAGACAATCCAACATTGCTGCCACAAGTGATCAAGAAATTTTCTTGTGGAAAGACCATGGCAACGTATATTCTTAGAGAACTGGCGCAACATACGCAGGCATCTTTGGTAGAACAGATGGGACCTTTTTCACTGTCAACTGATGTCGGTCACGAAAGaggaaaaaaaggaaaactgGATCCGATTGTTATTACACTTGTTTCTAATGAAAATTGTGTGAAAACTGAACTGTTAGCTATGTTAGACTGCGAAGGGCATTCAAATGGTGAGAATATCACCAAAATGATCTTAGGAGCTCTTGACACAAAGGGTACATCAATGAATAACTGCATGGCCCTATGTACTGATAATGTGAATGTGATG ATTTTACATAAGGTGCCAAAGCATGTGGCCACTAGGTGGCTATCCCTAGAGCAAACTGCTATATTCGTCCTAGAGCATTGGCATGCACTTGGAGAGTTcttcaaaaaagaaattgaaagtgACAAAAATTCAATAAGCAGTAAACAGATTCTGAGAAATCCTGTTCCGATAGAAAGAAGAAAGCTTATGACA AGAAGAAGAAATTTCTACGaatttttccaaaatgttGTAAAGTATTTGCAAGCAGCATGTTCTTACATAATCAAAAAATTTCTATTGAATGATCCATTGCTAAAAAATGCTGAAGTGGCTGATGTGCGTAAACAATGTGTTGCCAAATTCTCTGGAATTAGGTATTTT GACACAATTAAAAAAGAGTTCACTCTGTATTTAGTTGAAGATTTACCTGAAAAAATTCTCAGTGAGAATAGAGGTGATATTGGGTGGCAAATGATTGGTAACTTGATTGATGATATTACAGGAtccctgaaatataaaaatctgTCTAGACTAATGTTAGCCATAATGTGCATACCACACAGCAATGCCACTTCTGAAAGGGTTTTCAGCCTAGTGAGAAAAAATAAGACCGACTTTAGGTCATGCATGAGTGTGCTGACTCCTTGTATTAAAGCAAGAGGGTACAATATGCCACAAGAGGAAATTTTCCAAAGATTTGTTAAAGCGATGCAAGTCTGCTACTAA